AAAAATTGATTCGGTTAAAGGTAGGGGCACCAGCATTTACCTGGTGTTTAACCGCGAGTAATCTTCACTATTTCTTCACAGCGTACCTGTTACTTCGCAATAGTTTAGTTTACTTTTTTAATTTCCCTATTAAATTAAACAATTGAGACGCCGTTATCTTTCACAGATAACGGCATTTTTATCAAATCATCTTGTTCCGCTTAACCAGGTAGGTATTTAAAATATGATTATACCCCTCGTTAATATCAGCATCAACCAAATCAATATGGTATTGCGCGCATTTTAACTCAAGTTGGTGTCGATACTCATTCAGCGAAGCTTTGTAAGCATCCCGCACCCGGGCCGGGTTTACTTTCAGTTCTTCGCCGCTTTCAATATCCACAAAATGGTGCGGGCGGTTATCAAAATTAAAATCCAGCTCCTTTTGCTTATCAGTTACGTTAAAAATAACTACCTCGTGTCTGTTAAACTTTAAATGCTGAATAGCTGCAAACAAGGCCTGTTGCTTCTCAGCATTGAGGCTATTCTCTAACATATCGCTAAAGATGATCACCAGCGAGCGCTGATGAATTTCCTGGGCTATATGATGCAGCACATTGGTGATATTGGTTTGCGTATTTACCTTCGGGCTTGCGTACATTTTCTCCAGCTCGGCATAAAGGTAAAACAGGTGTGTAGTGGTTGATTTTGCCGCACTGATCCAGTCTATCTTATCTGAAAACAGGCAAAGCCCAAAAGCATCCCGCTGTTTTTTAAACAGGTACATAAGTGATGCTATAGCGTAAACCGAAAACTGCAGCTTATTGATGCCAACCTCGGGGAAATTCATGGATGATGAAGTATCCAGCAGCAGGAAGCAGCGCAGATTGGTTTCTTCCTCAAATTGCTTTACAAACAGCTTATCGGTGCGGGCCAACAGTTTCCAGTCGATATTTTTTACCGATTCGCCGTTGTTGTACAGGCGGTGCTCGGCAAACTCGACAGAAAAACCATGGAAGGGGCTTTGGTGCAGGCCGGTTATAAAACCCTCAACCACCTGCCGGGCTAAAAGCTCAAGATTGGCCAGTTGCCTTATTTGCTGTTCTTCATTTAATTTGGGCATAGGCTAATATAGGGCATAAAAAAAGCGTTGCAAAATTGCAACGCTTTTTCACTAAAATATGTTGTGTT
The sequence above is a segment of the Mucilaginibacter celer genome. Coding sequences within it:
- a CDS encoding DUF58 domain-containing protein; this encodes MPKLNEEQQIRQLANLELLARQVVEGFITGLHQSPFHGFSVEFAEHRLYNNGESVKNIDWKLLARTDKLFVKQFEEETNLRCFLLLDTSSSMNFPEVGINKLQFSVYAIASLMYLFKKQRDAFGLCLFSDKIDWISAAKSTTTHLFYLYAELEKMYASPKVNTQTNITNVLHHIAQEIHQRSLVIIFSDMLENSLNAEKQQALFAAIQHLKFNRHEVVIFNVTDKQKELDFNFDNRPHHFVDIESGEELKVNPARVRDAYKASLNEYRHQLELKCAQYHIDLVDADINEGYNHILNTYLVKRNKMI